Sequence from the Panicum virgatum strain AP13 chromosome 5N, P.virgatum_v5, whole genome shotgun sequence genome:
cgccgcagccgAACCCCTCCGCGGAGCTCCATTCAGTCTAACTGATCCGGTTCTGCTTCTCTGTTTCGCTTCTGTCTCAGGTGAAGCAGGAGAAGAAGAGCAGCAACAAGTGGGTGTGCGTGGTGTGCAACCAGCGCCAGTCCGTGCTCCGCGTCCACGCCAGGGGTTACCgcgccgccgacctccgccgCTTCGTCCAGGACGCCAAcctcgcccgcggccgccgtgaGTTCGCGCCTTTGGCGGAGCCCGATGCCGGCTGGGACCCGGCGGCGGTCGAGGAGCAGGGAGATGAGTTCCCCACGGAGAAGAAGCGGACGGACTGGTCCGAGTACCTGGACGATCCGGGGGAGCACCGTGATGGCTGTGGCGCGGACGCTTCAGATGGAGGTACGCTCGAAATGTTCGACATAATGCCGCAGTTTAGATTTCAAGCCCCTGTGTGTCCTGTTGAGAATGAATGTTGGTCTATACTGGATATTGATCTTGTGCAACCAAAGTGGTTATTTGGTCCGTTTCAGTGCTATCGAGATTGTGATGTTATTGTTCCTAAAGCTCTAAAAACTAGTGCAACTAAATGCTTACTCCTCTTTGGTAAGAATAACATGATTGTacaataaagaaaaaagaataaCAGGATTGGAACTAATGGAGCTGCAAACGTGTATTGTGCACGTTGAAGTTCAAACGCTGCTCACTGAGCACTATTACAGTATTCAGATTGGTGATTACATATTCAGATGAGGCTGCATGAGTCTTAAGCTGTGGTTGCCTTCATAATTCATATTCATTTATTGTCATCTTTCTATCATGTATTGGCTGAAATTGTGATGCATTGTCTAACTGTTTCCATATCGAAATATAGAATCAGGTGAAGAAATTAATGTGATAACTGAACTGCCTCAAGAAAGGATTAAAGTTAGGCCTCGCAAAGCCCAATCAGGTGTACTAGGAAAGAGGCCCAAGCCGTCAACACACCCTGCTTTATCCAAGCGGCAGCAGATCGAGCAAGGATCAAGTCTCTACCGTGCAACTACTACTGCTGAAGGTATTATCCCATTTGGAAGGATACCATCCTTATAACTATCCATGACTGTTTTTGTCGCTAGCATGACCACTTGAGATTTGAGAATACATGCAAATCCTAATTGCATATGAGATCACTTGGCAATCCTGAATTATAAAACTTCTTATTTTGAGGAAGGATTATAAAACATGATAGAATCATACACTTGTTCTGTGCAGCACAAAGATCGAAATGGAGCAAGTATTTGGCTGCGGACTTCTTTGAAGAGAGGACAGGGTTTCAGAGCTCCGGGCTGCATCCGACTGAGTTTGATGAATGTGCCACTACTGATGCTACTAGTGACGTAGTGGTGGATGATGAGGTGCACCCTGATTTCATCTGATCCATATTGGATTGAAATGCTTCGTGTTTTGGTAGTGGGCAGTTTGATAGAGACAAAAATTGTGTTGCATCATAGTATAGATTGAGTTGTAAGAACAAAATCTGAATGCAACATAGGTAAGCATTAACttcttaaaaaaattgaaactaCTCCCTTCCATTTCTTTGTAAAAATATGCTGTTTTAAATTGTGAAAACCATATGTTACGAAAGCGTTTTCTATAATAGTAACATCAACCATGTGCTGTGGATCTACGTTACTTTTCATATATTGATGAGCCAAGTTATAGAATTTTGACTAGATGGAATCCTGAAACAACCTACATTTGGTACTGGAGGGAGCATAATTGTATCATtactgtcgtggtgctgcaaaccacagccgggtggcggaaggcacccggctaagcccagagggtgtgtactcaggggttagctagtcctagttcgatctcgctcaagaacacgatgaacacagtgggattagagtggttcgggccgccggagcgtaataccctacgtccactgtttgttgtattgccttgccttgagagagttcgcgagagcttgtgtgtgtcTGGAGAGCCCCCCTCTATACAGCgagcgccccccttttatatctcaaagggggcgcgtacatggccgttgggacctcgacaggtgggcccaacgatgcagTACAAgttaacgtactgttcataatcatggcgtcgcaggcgaaggagatccctCTTCTGGATTCCATTGCCTGCTCCCGGAATCCTCCGTCCGGCGTGTCCAGGCGCTTGTCTTGTCGGAGCGACGCCAGGCATAGCTAGCGGCgttgcctgccacgtagctgaacgggccgcgtagcttg
This genomic interval carries:
- the LOC120675458 gene encoding MRN complex-interacting protein-like, with the translated sequence MATKLFLALQCVQCDTMQVKQEKKSSNKWVCVVCNQRQSVLRVHARGYRAADLRRFVQDANLARGRREFAPLAEPDAGWDPAAVEEQGDEFPTEKKRTDWSEYLDDPGEHRDGCGADASDGESGEEINVITELPQERIKVRPRKAQSGVLGKRPKPSTHPALSKRQQIEQGSSLYRATTTAEAQRSKWSKYLAADFFEERTGFQSSGLHPTEFDECATTDATSDVVVDDEVHPDFI